The Sulfobacillus thermosulfidooxidans DSM 9293 genome includes a window with the following:
- a CDS encoding ERF family protein yields the protein MMPEFQSPSVFPESEMPSILPEAALPAFQPLKLEPKFLTKLAKALGQIHRVPKRGRNDYQKYDYATEADILAAVRGPLADNGLALFCYMADKRQVHWNVGAGKPLQFKTIVTLIFTLCDTETGESIALPFQGEGIDNLDKGLPKAITAATKYFLKTTFLIATGDDPEADTALDALADSRSSATRSAASPKSSRTTAAPASSSKATSSAPAPSAAPPAEAPDPAPDAGKPATLLDAPPTQEQLNALATFMKAHHISKEKLYPLIHSKFGWPITNIRELNADQMDLLLEWLDQHYKEAS from the coding sequence GGAGATGCCCTCCATCCTCCCCGAGGCGGCGCTGCCCGCATTCCAACCCCTCAAACTCGAACCGAAGTTCCTCACCAAACTGGCCAAGGCCCTCGGTCAAATCCATCGCGTCCCCAAACGCGGCCGCAACGATTATCAAAAATATGACTATGCCACCGAAGCCGATATTCTCGCGGCCGTCCGCGGCCCCTTAGCCGACAACGGTCTCGCCCTCTTTTGCTATATGGCCGACAAGCGCCAAGTACACTGGAATGTAGGTGCAGGCAAACCGCTGCAATTTAAGACCATTGTGACGCTCATCTTCACCCTCTGTGACACCGAAACCGGCGAAAGCATTGCGCTCCCCTTCCAAGGCGAAGGCATTGACAATCTGGACAAAGGGCTGCCCAAAGCCATTACCGCCGCCACCAAGTACTTTCTCAAAACCACGTTCTTGATTGCGACGGGCGATGACCCCGAAGCCGACACGGCTCTCGATGCCTTAGCCGACTCCCGCAGCTCCGCGACCCGATCCGCGGCATCCCCGAAATCCTCGCGCACCACGGCGGCTCCCGCATCATCGTCCAAAGCGACATCATCCGCTCCGGCTCCGTCCGCGGCACCTCCCGCCGAAGCACCGGATCCCGCTCCCGACGCCGGGAAACCGGCCACCCTTCTCGATGCGCCGCCGACCCAAGAGCAACTCAATGCGCTCGCGACGTTTATGAAGGCGCATCACATCAGTAAAGAAAAACTGTATCCGCTGATCCATTCCAAATTCGGCTGGCCCATTACCAACATTCGGGAACTCAATGCCGATCAAATGGATCTTTTACTCGAATGGCTAGACCAACATTACAAAGAGGCCAGCTAA
- a CDS encoding site-specific integrase yields the protein MNTVEPIRDKRQIDAIRKILAAQNLRDAAWFTLSINSGLRIGDLLHLTVGDVRETPTKWRDRIRVIEQKTGKTKDFPLSATAKKALAAYLATRPEAKPSDPLFPSRKHGRPLQRGQAWQILRDAARAVGLTDPIGTHTLRKTFGYFAYTSGVDLAIIQQILNHSSPGTTLAYIGIRREDRDAVYLGLNL from the coding sequence GTGAATACCGTCGAACCGATCCGTGATAAACGGCAGATCGACGCGATCCGCAAAATTCTGGCCGCCCAAAACTTGCGCGACGCGGCGTGGTTTACGCTGAGCATTAACAGCGGATTACGCATTGGCGACCTTCTCCACCTGACGGTCGGTGACGTCCGCGAAACACCGACGAAATGGCGGGATCGCATTCGCGTCATCGAACAGAAAACCGGCAAGACGAAAGACTTTCCCTTGAGCGCCACGGCCAAAAAAGCCCTGGCCGCCTATCTCGCTACCCGGCCTGAGGCCAAGCCTTCCGATCCGCTCTTCCCCTCGCGGAAACATGGCCGCCCCTTGCAACGCGGCCAAGCCTGGCAGATCCTCCGGGATGCCGCCCGCGCCGTAGGCCTCACCGATCCGATTGGTACCCACACACTCCGTAAGACCTTTGGCTATTTCGCGTACACTTCGGGCGTCGATCTCGCCATTATTCAGCAGATTTTGAATCACAGTAGTCCGGGGACGACGCTGGCCTATATTGGTATTCGGCGGGAAGATCGGGACGCCGTGTATTTGGGGTTGAATTTATAG
- a CDS encoding IS110 family transposase — protein MAKHSVEQSDGRKQGLGVGGIDVAKDWHYVQWLDTNGRPVGKAFRFANTRAGFEAMWERRPSEEVRVGMESTGHYWVGLAHWLRAHGAEVVLVQPAHVHRLKELDDNTPTKTDAKDARVIARLVYDGRWFRWEPRGGALAQLATLAVTRRQHHQDVMRWRARIAGWIHQYFPEFFTVFKAWDGKAALTTLDTLPTPDLVLAQSVDAIADQFKAATTHRVGAKRAHALHQAAVDSIGIPVGRATARLQLASYLRSWRAALAAQTAIEAAQAAILEDWTPAQPLFSIPGFGPQVIATVLGELGDLSRFADARQAQKMAGLNLTQTSSGHRQGPTHIAKRGRPAARAVLYQAACVAVAKDPQWKAWYQSLTRRAAHPLAPKAAMVAVATKLLRVAWACMKHGQAYDAARLFPLGEVSTAA, from the coding sequence ATGGCTAAGCACAGTGTAGAGCAGAGCGACGGAAGAAAGCAAGGACTGGGGGTGGGCGGCATCGACGTGGCGAAGGACTGGCATTATGTGCAATGGCTGGACACGAACGGGCGGCCTGTCGGTAAAGCCTTTCGGTTCGCCAATACCCGTGCGGGATTTGAGGCGATGTGGGAGCGGCGGCCGTCCGAGGAGGTCCGCGTTGGCATGGAGTCCACCGGGCACTATTGGGTTGGGTTGGCCCATTGGCTCCGTGCGCACGGCGCGGAGGTGGTGCTGGTGCAGCCGGCTCACGTCCATCGACTCAAGGAATTGGATGACAATACCCCGACCAAGACCGACGCCAAGGATGCCCGGGTTATCGCCCGACTCGTCTATGATGGCCGGTGGTTCCGGTGGGAGCCGCGCGGCGGCGCGCTGGCCCAGCTGGCCACGTTGGCGGTGACGCGTCGGCAGCACCACCAGGACGTCATGCGATGGCGAGCGCGCATTGCCGGCTGGATCCATCAATACTTTCCGGAATTCTTCACGGTCTTCAAGGCGTGGGATGGGAAAGCGGCGCTGACGACGCTGGATACGCTCCCGACGCCGGACTTGGTGTTAGCGCAGTCCGTGGATGCGATAGCGGACCAGTTTAAGGCCGCCACCACACATCGCGTCGGCGCTAAACGCGCCCACGCCTTGCACCAGGCCGCCGTGGACTCCATTGGGATTCCCGTAGGCCGGGCGACTGCGCGTCTCCAACTCGCCTCCTATCTTCGGAGTTGGCGCGCGGCGCTCGCCGCGCAAACGGCCATTGAAGCCGCGCAAGCCGCCATTTTAGAGGACTGGACTCCTGCTCAGCCGTTATTCAGCATTCCGGGATTCGGGCCCCAGGTCATTGCCACGGTGTTGGGCGAGTTGGGGGACTTGTCCCGATTCGCCGATGCGCGCCAAGCGCAGAAAATGGCGGGACTCAATCTCACCCAAACCAGCTCGGGACACCGCCAAGGCCCAACGCATATTGCCAAACGGGGACGTCCCGCCGCGCGTGCCGTGCTGTATCAGGCCGCGTGCGTCGCGGTGGCCAAGGATCCCCAGTGGAAGGCCTGGTATCAGTCGCTCACCCGACGGGCGGCGCATCCGCTCGCCCCGAAAGCCGCCATGGTGGCGGTCGCGACGAAGCTCCTCCGGGTGGCCTGGGCGTGCATGAAGCACGGACAGGCGTATGATGCGGCGCGACTGTTCCCCCTGGGGGAGGTGTCGACCGCCGCGTAA
- a CDS encoding IS256 family transposase: protein MHHKEESLVSTSIKKKSLPEQPVTVPWVDILQDAEDGLLALSIRVGLQVLQQMMAAEVEQLAGPKGRHDPQRQAVRHGTEVGSVFLGDRKISVPHPRVRAADGSEEIPLDTYHQFQDPTLATQAVLERMLYGLASRQQRHADAAFEAAMEQPGPSKSTVSRRFIQATQQALDRFLQRRLDDRTWVVVMIDGLRVADHLVVGALGIDADGHKRVLGLVEGATENHTVVMALLQDLITRGLTAAQGLLVVIDGAKALAKAVHDVWGDQVLIQRCQIHKQRNVLDHLPKSAENRVRQRLRKAYQEPDADRAAQALEALAKELERDHPGAAGSLREGLAETLTVHRLGLPGLLRQTLANTNAMESINSQFRTHAQNVKHWTNGQQVLRWLASASFFIEDTLTRIPGYREIPVLQTALKATCSKTPEQKTEQIG from the coding sequence ATCCATCATAAGGAGGAATCGCTAGTGAGTACCAGTATAAAGAAAAAATCGCTTCCCGAACAGCCGGTGACGGTGCCGTGGGTGGACATCCTCCAGGATGCCGAAGACGGGTTATTGGCGCTGTCGATCCGGGTCGGATTGCAGGTTTTGCAACAGATGATGGCGGCCGAGGTGGAGCAGTTAGCGGGACCTAAAGGCCGTCATGATCCGCAACGCCAAGCGGTCCGACACGGGACCGAAGTCGGCAGCGTCTTTTTGGGGGATCGCAAAATCTCCGTTCCGCACCCCCGGGTGCGGGCCGCTGATGGCTCGGAGGAAATTCCGTTAGACACCTACCATCAGTTTCAGGACCCGACGCTGGCGACACAAGCCGTACTGGAACGCATGCTGTATGGCTTAGCGAGCCGCCAACAGCGCCATGCCGATGCAGCCTTTGAAGCCGCGATGGAGCAGCCAGGCCCCAGCAAAAGCACGGTGAGCCGCCGCTTTATCCAAGCCACCCAACAGGCCCTTGACCGCTTTCTCCAGCGCCGGTTGGATGACCGGACGTGGGTGGTGGTGATGATCGATGGTTTGCGTGTAGCGGACCATCTGGTGGTGGGCGCCTTAGGGATTGATGCGGACGGTCACAAGCGTGTCTTGGGATTGGTCGAAGGGGCGACAGAAAATCATACCGTAGTCATGGCCTTATTGCAGGATCTCATCACTCGCGGCCTGACGGCCGCGCAGGGATTACTCGTGGTCATCGATGGGGCCAAGGCCTTAGCCAAAGCCGTGCACGACGTCTGGGGAGACCAAGTCCTCATCCAACGCTGCCAAATCCACAAGCAACGGAATGTGCTCGACCACCTGCCGAAATCGGCCGAAAATCGGGTCCGCCAGCGCTTACGGAAAGCGTATCAAGAACCGGATGCGGACAGGGCCGCGCAGGCATTAGAAGCGCTCGCGAAAGAGCTCGAACGGGATCATCCCGGCGCCGCCGGGAGTCTCCGGGAAGGACTGGCGGAAACGTTAACCGTCCATCGATTGGGCCTGCCGGGCCTCTTACGCCAAACGTTGGCGAACACCAATGCCATGGAATCCATCAACAGTCAATTTCGGACCCATGCGCAAAATGTCAAACATTGGACCAATGGGCAACAAGTCTTACGCTGGTTGGCGTCGGCGAGCTTTTTTATCGAAGACACGTTGACGCGGATCCCCGGCTATCGCGAGATTCCCGTGTTGCAAACGGCCTTAAAAGCCACGTGTTCCAAAACGCCGGAACAAAAAACCGAGCAAATCGGATAA
- a CDS encoding DUF2336 domain-containing protein, giving the protein MTRSRTSSKPPTQPPRLKAAPEKRSDNAMFSLTLDVAALPANLRNTILTALAPHHPLPASPSVQWDGAIRLSLSQDALTHLARYGLPVVRRALASSPRLTTAIAEILAHDGDPRVLLDLALNPRTAGRVLDILAENPVTDALTQQCLALHPHASTTLRDGIAHRFPTPKGALS; this is encoded by the coding sequence ATGACACGCTCACGCACCAGCTCCAAGCCACCGACCCAACCGCCGCGTCTTAAGGCGGCACCAGAAAAAAGGAGTGATAATGCGATGTTTTCCCTCACCCTGGATGTGGCGGCCCTTCCCGCCAATCTCCGCAACACCATTCTGACGGCTCTCGCCCCGCATCACCCATTGCCGGCCTCTCCCTCAGTGCAGTGGGACGGCGCCATACGTCTTAGCCTCTCCCAGGACGCCTTGACCCATTTGGCACGCTATGGGTTGCCCGTGGTGCGGCGCGCGCTCGCCAGCTCCCCGCGGCTCACCACCGCCATTGCCGAGATTTTAGCCCACGATGGCGATCCTCGAGTGCTTCTCGACCTCGCGCTCAATCCCCGCACCGCCGGCCGTGTGCTCGATATACTGGCCGAGAATCCTGTGACCGATGCCCTCACGCAACAATGTCTCGCCCTGCATCCCCATGCCTCTACCACTCTGCGTGACGGCATCGCTCATCGCTTTCCGACTCCGAAAGGAGCGCTCTCATGA
- a CDS encoding WGR domain-containing protein, whose amino-acid sequence MIWWHGRRVDPAHNQFRWYSVILQPTLWASWECWALWGRMGQGPRGRKRVASGTYDEVLHAAWQHRRRKERRGYREKW is encoded by the coding sequence ATGATCTGGTGGCACGGCCGGCGCGTCGATCCGGCGCACAATCAATTCCGGTGGTACAGCGTGATCCTGCAACCGACGTTATGGGCGTCGTGGGAATGTTGGGCATTGTGGGGCCGGATGGGGCAAGGGCCCCGGGGCCGGAAACGGGTCGCATCTGGCACGTATGACGAGGTGCTGCATGCGGCTTGGCAACACCGACGACGGAAGGAACGGCGGGGGTATCGTGAGAAGTGGTGA
- a CDS encoding IS110 family transposase gives MDSVLYVGIDTSLGAHVVCAMAADGQVVARTTVPNDQAGAEQFVAWLHPHAAPYARLAIGVEATSVYYVPLMEWLTQTPDLQRWQPTWYVLNPKVVQKFRETYVDRGKTDRADAALIADVMRFGRVTPWTPPDPRYAALQVLTRHRRQLSHLITQEKNRALVQLFCVWGQYAHTEEPFFSNVFGVASQTVLERYTPDTLAAIPLADLVAEIAAAGRQRLKAPDDIAQTLHRLARRAFRLHPDEQDARHQSLVLHLDTIRALEHQQQALDKVIARDMQAFRQTLTTIPGIGPVYGAGLLAEIGPIERFPSENALAKYAGLTWRPHQSGNFDADIRPLTRTGNVYLRYYFIEAAERVRVRDPQFKAFYEKKYHEATHHAHKRALVLTARQWVGVVYGMLTRGQIYDERKLMPH, from the coding sequence ATGGATAGCGTGTTGTACGTCGGTATTGACACCAGTCTCGGGGCTCACGTCGTCTGCGCGATGGCGGCGGATGGCCAGGTCGTCGCGCGGACGACCGTCCCCAACGATCAGGCGGGGGCCGAGCAATTCGTCGCCTGGCTGCACCCCCACGCCGCGCCGTACGCGCGGCTGGCCATTGGCGTCGAGGCCACGTCCGTGTACTATGTGCCGCTGATGGAATGGCTGACGCAAACCCCCGACTTGCAGCGGTGGCAACCCACCTGGTACGTCCTCAATCCGAAAGTCGTCCAGAAATTCCGAGAGACCTATGTGGATCGGGGCAAAACCGACCGAGCGGATGCCGCCCTGATTGCGGATGTCATGCGGTTTGGGCGCGTCACGCCCTGGACCCCGCCGGATCCGCGCTATGCGGCGTTGCAGGTCTTGACCCGCCATCGTCGGCAGCTGAGCCACCTCATCACCCAAGAAAAAAATCGCGCGTTGGTGCAATTGTTTTGTGTCTGGGGGCAGTATGCCCATACGGAGGAGCCGTTTTTCTCGAACGTCTTTGGGGTAGCGTCGCAAACCGTGTTGGAACGCTACACGCCCGATACGCTGGCAGCCATCCCGCTGGCGGATCTGGTGGCGGAAATCGCGGCGGCCGGTCGCCAACGGCTGAAAGCGCCCGATGACATTGCGCAGACCTTGCACCGCTTGGCGCGGCGCGCCTTTCGGTTGCATCCGGACGAGCAGGACGCGCGGCACCAAAGCTTGGTCCTGCATTTGGACACCATCCGGGCCTTGGAACATCAACAACAGGCGCTGGACAAAGTGATTGCCCGTGACATGCAGGCGTTTCGCCAAACCCTGACCACGATTCCGGGGATTGGTCCGGTCTATGGCGCGGGCCTCTTGGCCGAAATCGGTCCCATCGAACGATTTCCGTCGGAAAATGCCTTGGCCAAATATGCGGGGCTGACCTGGCGCCCGCATCAATCGGGGAATTTTGATGCCGACATCCGTCCGCTGACGCGGACGGGGAACGTCTATTTGCGGTACTACTTCATCGAAGCGGCGGAGAGGGTCCGGGTGCGGGACCCGCAGTTCAAAGCCTTTTACGAGAAGAAGTACCACGAAGCCACGCACCACGCGCATAAGCGGGCGTTGGTCTTGACGGCACGCCAGTGGGTCGGCGTGGTCTACGGGATGCTGACCCGGGGCCAAATCTACGACGAAAGGAAGTTGATGCCGCACTAA